Genomic window (Oncorhynchus mykiss isolate Arlee unplaced genomic scaffold, USDA_OmykA_1.1 un_scaffold_534, whole genome shotgun sequence):
CAATGTCCATGTGAGAGAGGGACACATCATCCCACAGCAGGTGTGTGTCCTCTGTACACAATAGAATTTGGTTGTCTGTTGTTTCATTGTGCGACAAAGCTTCATCTTAGGCCCATATTGTGGGTGTTACATACTGATGATGGAGGAGATGAATGAGCTGCCAAACTCTTATATCATGAAATCAATTAAAGTTATTTGTCATAGAACAAGAGACCCAAAATTCCTTTGTGAAACTATGTGATAAACCTCAAATGAAATACTCTCTGCGTACTAATCTGACAATGTTGTTTGAAGCTTGTATGAGTTTGTGTAAAACCTGTTGCCTGTCTTAATCAGTAATTATATTATATCTTTAAATGAAAAATCCCCTCATACCCCCTCTAACTGAGATACAGGAGCCAGGCCTGACTACCTCAGCTTCTCGCAGTAACCCTTTCCTCCTGACGGTGGCGCTGTCTGCTGGGGGCTGGGCCTGGGGTGACCTGTTCTGGGACGACGGGGACAGTCTGGACACCTTCCAGAGAGGAGACTACTCCTATGTTATCTTCATCGCTGGACAGGTAGGAGATGTAGAGGTCACATAGGGTCCTGAGTTTTTCCTGATCACATGACCTGACCAAGGAAAACTCTGGGCCCAAGTTATAGCCCACTTCAAGGCTGTCCCTGATGCAGTGAAGAAAAGGAAGTAAGCTTTATGTGACATCTTTTTGAGTGCGGACCATCAAACCTTTTGTCTGTCCTACTTCAAGGTATTTCATGACATCTGGGTAGGAAAAACGTAGGGCCCTAATTGGACTTTAAAGAGGATGGAGATCAGAGAATTATCTAGGGTGATTTGGATGTTTCTGCAGTACAGTATGTTTCTAGCAATGCTCTCAAGATTGAGATCCAGGTCCAATCCAATCAAGATAGAAGACATACTCTTTCCCTGCCATCCTGTGAACAGTAGACCTAACTGTTAATGTCTAATGTATACTGGTActatacatgtgtgtgtttgccagtgGGGATAAATAAGGTTTTCATTTGATCCAGTCCCAGGTGATGAGTGACCCCCTGCGTCAGAACGGGGCGCTGGACGGGCTGGTGCTGGGAGGGCTGCGAGTGTTCGGGGTGCCTTCCCCACCCCGCTATGTATGGGCCAATGGAAAGAAAGTGTGGGATTTCTCTTATCAGACTGACACCAAGGTGAGCTGTAGCTGTCTGAGTTACCTCTATAGAGTTCAGAATTAAGAAATAATAGAACGAACAGTCTAATTCTGCTTGCCTACctgtctattctattctacagtataatATGATATTGTTTATAATCctttctttctgtgtctgtctgtaggttctgACACTGACCAGCCTGGCCCTGCCCATGTCAGAGGTGTTTGAAGTCCTGTGGACCTTGTGAGCTTTATGAACTGTATGACTCAGTGGACTCTGGCCCAGTAGACAGCTTCTCAGGTGGTTCTAGAACTCCTGAACTAGCACATCTCTGACAAAAACCTCCACTCAAAGTTTCCCCTCAATCACTGCTACCCTGGATAAGACATTGCTCTAATAGACTCCTGGGTTTCTGAATGGACAGACTACACTGAAGAATTTTTGGAAATCATGTTTTTATATTCAACTGTATTTTCAATAAAATGATGTGAACTGTGTGGGTTAAAGCTCCATCAGATATCTCTCCATTTCCTTGTTGTTGCAGATGAGTGATTACATGACATTGTCTCAGGTGAGATTCTGAGACAGTGGTGTGAATTTGAGAATTGTGGTCATTCTAGAACACTAGGCCAAAATGTATTGTTGTTTTACTATTTTAATTTGTctataagaatatataaatatttttaaaatatatttctaaccttttattttatttgttaagcACTTTTGAAATGCATCACCTGTAAGAAATGTTCTCTATAAATAGCATTTGATTAATTGATAAATATTGTGCTGAGGAGGACAGCAGTGGCTCTACACAATTATTTTTATTAATTGAACATTAAAATTGACCAGAATATGCCCATTCTGTACTCTTCTAGTATGATGGTAGGCTCTGTGTTAAGTCTCATCAAATTACTTCCAGTGATATTGCCACATTGTTACCATTAAAGGCAATTGATAGCTCTGGGTTTGTTTCTCCTAAGCTAAGCATTGTTTCTCGTGTTCTCCTATTAGTGAGCTGTCACCACTCAGTGTTTGAATGTGCAGTCAATTATCTCTTTCTTAATCTACTTCATAGTCCCGagggtggtctaaggcactgcttctcagtgctagaggcatcactacggaccatggttcgattccaggctgtatcacttccggccatgattgggagtcccatagggcagcgcacaattggcccagcgtcgtccgggtttgcccggggtaggccgtcattgtcagttaagaacaaattctaatttacttgcctagttaaataaaaatagtcTTCCCATCTGGAACATCTTCCTTATAACTCAGTGCAGTTAAGCTCAATACATTTACATATTGTAAACTATTCTGAATTGTAAATATCATACCTGTAATATGGTTATGTTAGCTTATGTTTTAAAATATTTGTTGTTATTGTTTAAAACATTGCCCTCGAAATACCTTGTTTTGAAATAGTAATTTTGAAAAGTGCTGTTTATTGTTTAAATGATTGCTCATTGTCCTTGCTGCTAGTGGTTTACCTGCCATATATAAGAGTTCCAGCGGGACATCTGAGATCCGCGTCATGATGCTCCGACTCCAGCTCCACTGGTCCTGATAATGCTCATGTGAGTTCGGGATCAGCCAACTGCAGTGAAGCTTTCGGCATTGACCTCTAAAACGTCATACTATGATAAAAGGTCAGCCTTACTTAGATATATCATTGTGGTGTGTTGACGATCATTTGCTTTTGCTAATAAGACAAACATACTTCCAAATGTAAGGCGATCCTAATAGTTGACTGGTCCGTGCATTCACAGAAGCAGCCTATATCCAGTCTGCCATCCCGGAAGCAGAGGAATTTGGGGGTTGGGTTAGAGAAACATAGCAGCTCCGCGTGCGGTAGAGAAAGACCGCACGGATACAAACACTCACACCGCGTAACAAATACCGAAGACGTGACCTCAAACTACACGGATACAACCACCATAAACATCGCTCCGGAATGGATAAGCGGCAAAGACAGTAGTCTCGGGTGGGACAGAGGGTGAGAAAGCAAGACCGCATCGCCTGTGTTTTTGAGTGTGCATTTATTTATTAAGTCCACTGCTCGCACAGGTGTACACCGATGACCGAGAAAGAATCAAACGACCTCGTTTATTATGGATAAGGTTATGCTGTTTGTAGCCTACACGACCCCCTTATTTCCTAGGCTAGGCTATTCCTTTGGCGAACTATGCGGGTTGGTCGGGATGTGCACTGCATGTGATGGGGAGAAATTTGAGGACATAGGCCAGACAACTAGACTAAAATATGTATTCGTGATGGTAGGCTTAAATACAGATAAAATCCCTGCCCGGCCAAACCGATAGCAATGTCGGAGAGGCAGGAGAAGGACTGGGCCCGTGAAAAATAATGGTGCGGCAGCGAGAATTCCGCTGCTCCATCCTCTCCTGTCAAATGGATGTTGCCTGTCATTGGTACAATGTGTCAATAGTTGATGTAGCCTCGTCATCACGGACGGGACGCCACTCTTGAGGATACTCCTCCGTTACTATGTCGCGTAGGCTATTGATAGCCTACAGCTAAAATGTACATATGGCTATCTCATTGACTTCATATCTATCAGTTTATAGCTATAACAGAGTCAAATTATAGGCCTATGCTTTGTGAATGTGATTTGGAAAGGTGAGCTAACCAACAATTTTCAGCTCCCATTCGAGTTGTCTCACCTAGGCTACTTCCATTCAAGCTCTACTTTACTAGGTCTAATGTAAACAGAATACTTAttgctctgtctgtgtctgataCATAGTCTATTGACTCTTTGCTCATGGAAGTGAGTCAGCCTGAGGGATTGCAACTCACTGAGAGTCCATGTGGTTATTTAAAGTCCTTTAGCTGCCCCTGAGGCAGTGGTTTGGTGTCACGATCCAGATGAACAGGAGAGGCAGTTCATTATGGAAGCCTCCTCTATTCAAATGTCAGCAGCCTGACAAGTTTGTTAGCGTGGCCCGGAGGTGAACTTGGACACACTGATCTGAGGCACTGGAATCCTCTGCGTTTATAGTCATTGAGGCTGGCAGGACACAGTGGGATACTGTACTGATACACTTGCTCTGTAATCTCATTGGGAAACGTTTGGTTGTCTCAGAAAATCCTTAGGACTGTTTTTCTGAACAAAACATCTCCATACAGCAAGGCAGAAGGAGATGAATACTAAATTAGATTAATGGTTACAGAAAAAATGATGACCGAATGCAGACTTCACACTCACAGGAGAGTAACACGTTCTTTGGAAAGCTGTCTCCATTGTTGGAATGCTACAGTAGGACCAGTGTGAGGTGACCGAGGCTAAAGTGGAGGAGACAAGGCAATGTGTGAACACACACTGAGGTGATGACAgcatggaaggaggagagagcatTGTGCTATATCAGTCAGGCTCCCTGCTTAGTCATACGCTGAATATGGAATCATATCACACTCTGACCTCTTCTCGCCCTGCTGCTATCATACCGACCAGAATAACCTCAGGTTATGGATACACACAGAGAACTGGTTATAGCTGTTGTTTTACCACCAAATAACCTCTAACTTCCCTGTTTTGGTGGAGATCTCCACTGTCTATCAACTGGTTAGGGGTAGCTGTTGTCTGGGGCGATCAGAAGACTATGAAATGTAGCTTTAATCTGCTGAGGTGTGGATGGAAGGTCCAGGGGGGTATAGTTGACACTGAACACCTGGTATAGTGAGTTCAGTCTGGTTTACTACTGCTCATTTGCAAGTGAATTCAATGGATTGGCTTAGTTCTGTAAGCAGTTACCATGCAAATGTTTAGGTGAGCAGCTCAGCGCTATGGTCAGAGTGGTTTTAGGATGGTTGTAGTTCTGAAGAATAGTGTGGACATGCAGTGTTCTAAGAGAGAAACTTAATCATTGTAAAGTGTTACCCGGCCAAATGAGTACCTCACTCACGCTCCCTAGCCTGGTACCcggtctgtttgtgctgtcctgCCAACTCCTATGATCATTGTCAGTCCAAAGACCATAGCAGTTGGCAAGACGGCACAaacatatctgggaccaggctatagtacATACTCACTGGCCTTGCCCGGATTCCGGGGTAGAAGACTTCCTGTCCGAGTCCTGATAAGCCAGTAGGGTGAAGTtacccctagatgctgatcttgtgtcagtt
Coding sequences:
- the LOC118959091 gene encoding lysosomal alpha-glucosidase-like, which gives rise to MCFGQEAQTAMRSAVMLRYSLLPFLYTLFYHAHTSADTVATPLFLQFPSDPNCQTIDRQFLWGSSLLVSPVLEQGAVELAAYLPPGTWYSLHNGQPFYSKGQYLLLPAPLDTINVHVREGHIIPQQEPGLTTSASRSNPFLLTVALSAGGWAWGDLFWDDGDSLDTFQRGDYSYVIFIAGQSQVMSDPLRQNGALDGLVLGGLRVFGVPSPPRYVWANGKKVWDFSYQTDTKVLTLTSLALPMSEVFEVLWTL